In Leptotrichia hongkongensis, one genomic interval encodes:
- the grpE gene encoding nucleotide exchange factor GrpE has protein sequence MAEKDLEKENLEGEAVQNEAVEEQNKNVENQEAEKSAEETSDNCDDKVKKLEAELEEWKNSYTRKLAEFQNFTKRKENEVAEMRKYASEGIIVKLLDNIDNLERAVDASKESQNFDSLIEGVNMILNNLKNLLTEEGVEEIEAAGKEYDPYEHKAMITENKEELDDNVVVQVFQKGYKMKGKVVRPAMVTVNKKQ, from the coding sequence ATGGCGGAAAAAGATTTGGAAAAGGAAAATTTGGAAGGTGAAGCTGTACAGAATGAAGCGGTTGAAGAGCAAAATAAAAATGTAGAAAATCAAGAAGCTGAAAAAAGTGCAGAAGAAACTTCTGATAATTGTGATGATAAAGTAAAGAAATTAGAAGCTGAACTTGAAGAATGGAAAAATTCATATACAAGAAAGTTAGCTGAATTTCAAAACTTCACAAAAAGAAAAGAAAACGAAGTTGCTGAAATGAGAAAATACGCTTCTGAAGGGATTATCGTAAAATTGCTTGACAATATAGATAATCTGGAAAGAGCGGTTGACGCCTCGAAGGAAAGTCAAAACTTTGATTCATTAATTGAAGGAGTTAATATGATTTTGAATAATTTAAAAAATCTATTGACAGAAGAAGGCGTAGAAGAAATTGAAGCAGCTGGAAAAGAGTACGATCCTTACGAACATAAAGCAATGATTACTGAAAACAAAGAGGAACTGGATGACAACGTGGTTGTGCAAGTTTTCCAAAAAGGGTACAAAATGAAAGGAAAAGTTGTAAGACCTGCGATGGTTACGGTTAATAAGAAACAATAA